One segment of Deinococcus yavapaiensis KR-236 DNA contains the following:
- a CDS encoding Gfo/Idh/MocA family protein produces MSHAPSPSPVRVGILGVGAIGLSLARSFAAHPETVVTALHDRDASRADAAVRETGGRWFDDPRALLDAVDLVYVAVPPAAHHDLVLSALRAGRHVLCEKPLAVNLAEATEMLEAARAAGVVHAMQLPLPYQAGVRVFAEQVRSGTLGDLRHAEVTMVFPEWPRAWQRNPWIATRAQGGPVRECTPHLFQVVEDVLGPVTRLRADVTFPSDPEHCEQSAVGVLELASGVRVAVNVLTDVRRPEDVSLTVYGSAGTARLGHWRTPMFAADDGPLQPLPVSEDGGVNLVSELVKAVRGEAAFLLDFSVGARLQQLQDAWEASAERGARIETPYATAPSSIH; encoded by the coding sequence ATGTCCCATGCTCCTTCCCCGTCTCCCGTGCGCGTCGGCATTCTCGGTGTCGGCGCGATCGGCTTGTCGCTCGCTCGCTCGTTCGCCGCGCATCCCGAGACGGTCGTCACCGCGCTGCACGACCGCGACGCTTCTCGCGCCGACGCCGCCGTTCGCGAGACGGGCGGGCGCTGGTTCGACGATCCTCGCGCGTTGCTGGACGCCGTGGACCTCGTGTACGTCGCCGTGCCGCCCGCCGCTCACCACGACCTCGTCCTCTCGGCCTTGCGAGCGGGGCGGCACGTGCTGTGCGAAAAGCCGCTCGCCGTGAACCTCGCCGAGGCGACCGAGATGCTGGAGGCGGCCCGCGCGGCGGGCGTCGTGCACGCGATGCAACTGCCCCTGCCGTACCAAGCGGGCGTGCGTGTCTTCGCCGAGCAGGTGCGATCGGGCACCCTCGGGGACCTACGGCACGCCGAGGTCACGATGGTGTTTCCCGAGTGGCCGCGCGCGTGGCAGCGTAATCCGTGGATCGCGACGCGCGCGCAAGGCGGCCCCGTGCGCGAGTGCACGCCGCACCTCTTTCAAGTCGTGGAGGACGTCCTCGGGCCCGTGACGCGCCTGCGGGCCGACGTCACCTTCCCGAGCGACCCCGAACATTGCGAGCAAAGCGCGGTGGGGGTGCTGGAGCTCGCGTCGGGCGTGCGGGTTGCCGTGAACGTCTTGACGGACGTGCGCCGTCCCGAGGACGTGAGCCTCACCGTGTACGGAAGCGCGGGGACCGCGAGACTCGGCCATTGGCGCACTCCGATGTTCGCGGCGGACGACGGCCCCCTTCAACCGCTTCCCGTGTCCGAGGACGGCGGCGTGAACCTCGTGTCGGAGCTCGTCAAGGCCGTGCGAGGCGAAGCGGCGTTCCTGCTCGACTTTTCGGTCGGGGCGAGGCTGCAGCAACTGCAGGACGCTTGGGAAGCGTCCGCCGAGCGCGGCGCTCGAATCGAGACGCCGTACGCCACGGCGCCCTCCTCGATTCATTGA
- a CDS encoding class I SAM-dependent methyltransferase, which yields MSNTREGGQAWSDEVASRPDGYRQTWTQWIEGPNAQGLFDALVLQRATGRTVLDCGCGDGVFTLGVARVTAHVTALDFSGGMLDQARRVVRNAGMTNVDFVHGHARRDAPPKAEHFDVAYSRRGPNITLVVPRTVKRGGVLLGLQPLRDAAGEERYRLGLAESRLDVVRFEAYDDVLCFPTLDDFTRYLSRVPGMPDFRRAEHAELLGAHAEQARRRDGTFGAPVHYLLWEARRP from the coding sequence GTGAGCAATACGCGTGAAGGTGGGCAAGCGTGGAGCGACGAGGTCGCTTCGCGCCCGGACGGCTACCGTCAGACGTGGACGCAGTGGATCGAGGGGCCCAACGCCCAGGGTCTGTTCGACGCGCTCGTTCTGCAGCGCGCGACCGGACGAACCGTGCTCGACTGCGGTTGCGGCGACGGCGTGTTCACGCTCGGCGTCGCGCGCGTCACGGCGCACGTCACCGCGCTCGACTTCTCGGGCGGGATGCTCGATCAGGCCCGCCGGGTCGTGCGGAACGCCGGGATGACGAACGTCGACTTCGTGCACGGGCACGCACGACGAGACGCCCCGCCGAAAGCCGAGCACTTCGACGTGGCGTACTCGCGGCGAGGCCCCAACATCACGCTCGTCGTTCCCAGGACCGTGAAGCGAGGAGGCGTCCTGCTCGGACTGCAACCGCTTCGGGACGCGGCCGGAGAAGAGCGTTACCGACTCGGCCTCGCCGAGTCACGGCTAGACGTCGTGCGCTTCGAAGCGTACGACGACGTGCTGTGCTTCCCGACCCTCGACGACTTCACGAGGTACCTGAGCCGCGTGCCCGGCATGCCCGATTTTCGCCGCGCCGAGCACGCCGAACTTCTCGGGGCGCACGCCGAACAGGCCCGCCGCCGCGACGGCACCTTCGGCGCGCCCGTGCACTACCTCTTGTGGGAAGCGCGCCGCCCGTGA
- a CDS encoding phosphodiester glycosidase family protein: MFSRSLVLGVCLLASAFLGALAAPTSVVVRRGDTLFKLAVRNGTTVSALQRLNGLKRTTIYVGQTLRLRATRPSARRALALGPSVRLTRGKLLGVPVSYVSVDLRDPRVFVTPILPPGGLGTGESLQRMAARSGSVALINGGYFHPRTYVPVGDLVVQGRYVFSGRAPVAVALTPNNRVRVKNVEAFARASWRGYETVVASGPHIVRNGVIVVRPFRDGFRDPAIFARAARSVLGIRHDRNIVLLSTTAKLTQSETAKIMRRLGVRDAVLLDGGSSTGLAWKGRALLGPGRKISYGIAVFQNYRGRRVAR; the protein is encoded by the coding sequence ATGTTTTCACGTTCCCTCGTACTCGGCGTGTGCCTGCTCGCCTCGGCCTTTCTCGGCGCGCTCGCCGCACCCACGTCGGTCGTCGTGCGGCGAGGTGACACGCTGTTCAAGCTCGCCGTGAGGAACGGTACCACCGTGTCCGCCCTTCAGCGACTCAATGGATTGAAGCGCACCACCATCTACGTCGGGCAGACGCTACGCCTGCGTGCAACTCGTCCTTCCGCGCGCCGCGCGCTTGCACTCGGCCCGAGCGTTCGTCTCACGCGCGGCAAGCTTCTCGGCGTGCCCGTTTCGTACGTGAGTGTGGACTTGCGCGATCCGCGCGTGTTCGTCACGCCGATCCTGCCGCCCGGCGGGCTCGGCACCGGGGAAAGCTTGCAGCGCATGGCCGCTCGCAGCGGCAGCGTCGCCCTCATCAACGGCGGGTACTTTCATCCACGCACGTACGTGCCCGTCGGCGACCTCGTCGTGCAAGGCCGTTACGTCTTCTCGGGGCGCGCGCCCGTCGCGGTCGCGTTGACGCCGAACAACCGCGTGCGCGTCAAGAACGTCGAAGCGTTCGCCCGCGCTTCGTGGCGCGGATACGAAACGGTCGTCGCGAGCGGACCTCACATCGTGAGAAACGGGGTGATCGTGGTGCGCCCTTTTCGGGACGGCTTTCGCGATCCGGCGATCTTCGCGCGGGCGGCCCGCAGCGTCCTCGGCATTCGCCACGACCGCAACATCGTGCTGCTGTCCACGACCGCCAAGCTCACGCAAAGCGAAACCGCCAAGATCATGCGGCGGCTCGGCGTGCGTGACGCCGTGCTGCTCGACGGCGGGTCGAGCACGGGCCTCGCGTGGAAGGGACGCGCCCTGCTCGGCCCGGGCCGCAAGATCTCCTACGGCATCGCCGTCTTCCAGAACTACCGAGGGCGACGCGTGGCGCGCTGA
- a CDS encoding GNAT family N-acetyltransferase, producing MTNSPTSLTVHVASPSDVPRIEALIGACGLHLATRGHRNWLPPYPLDFVRRDQERGEAFVALLDGELVGTFALTALGGEVPWREPSAPALYLHRLAVEPALQGRGWGQALLQAAQEEARARGAAWLRLDAYEDNVFLARFYAAAGYEARGRVRIDIGREDLPVLKLICMERALSR from the coding sequence TTGACGAACTCGCCCACCTCCCTCACCGTTCACGTGGCCTCACCGAGCGACGTGCCGAGAATCGAAGCTTTGATTGGCGCGTGCGGTCTGCACCTGGCAACGCGAGGCCATCGCAACTGGTTGCCGCCTTACCCGCTGGACTTCGTGCGACGCGATCAGGAAAGGGGTGAAGCCTTCGTGGCCTTGCTCGACGGCGAACTCGTCGGGACGTTCGCGCTCACCGCGCTCGGTGGCGAAGTTCCTTGGCGTGAACCGTCCGCTCCCGCCTTGTACTTGCATCGCCTCGCCGTGGAGCCCGCGTTGCAAGGTCGAGGGTGGGGGCAGGCACTGTTGCAGGCGGCTCAAGAGGAGGCGAGAGCGAGGGGCGCGGCGTGGCTACGGCTGGACGCGTACGAGGACAACGTGTTCCTCGCGCGCTTCTACGCGGCGGCGGGGTACGAAGCGCGCGGTCGCGTTCGTATCGACATCGGCCGCGAAGACTTGCCCGTCTTGAAGTTGATTTGCATGGAGCGCGCGCTTTCTCGCTGA